CTGCGAGAGTTACAAGATGGCATCATCAAACTAAACGAATGGTATAGCGAAAACGGTTACGAACTGGCTCAAATTGTTGGTTCTCCTCAAGTAAGCCCTGATGGAGTCGTTACTTTGGTGGCTGCCGAAGGGATAATTGAAGACATTAACGTACGGTTTTTGGATGAAGAAGACGAACCCGTAGATGGCACAACTCGCGATTTTATCGTTACTAGAGAAATAGAACTCAAGCCTGGAGATGTTTTCAAACGCGATACCGCTCGCAGAGACTTACAGCGAGTGTTTGGCTTGGGAATTTTTGAAGATGCTCGTTTTTCATTTAGTCCCGGACAAAATCCCAGTAAAGTTATCGTTAATGTCGATGTAGTCGAGAGCAGTAGCGGTTCGATCGCTGCGGGCGCTGGAATTAGCTCCTCTAGCGGTTTATTCGGTACGGTTAGTTTTCAACAGCAAAACTTAGGCGGTAACAATCAAACTTTAGGTACGGAAATTCAACTAGGGGAACGAGAACTATTATTTGACGTTAATTTTACCGATCCCTGGATTGCTGGCGATCCCGCTCGAACCTCTTATACCATCAACGCTTTTCGCCGCCGTTCGATTTCTCTGGTTTTTGATGGCGATAACGATGATATTGAAGTTCCCCAAGGCGATGAAGAAGAAGAAGATCCCAATCTTCCTGGCTTCGAGCGCGATTTTGATGGCGATAGCCCTCGTGTAGTTCGCACTGGAGGCGGTATTAGCTTTTCCCGACCCTTACCCCGCGATCCTTTTGCTCGTCGTGAATGGACTTTGTCTACTGGCTTTCAATATCAGCACGTAGCAATCAAAAATGACGATGGAGATATTACGCCCCAATCTCAAACTCAATTTGGCGCAGAAAATCTGGCATTTAGCGATAGTGGCGAAGACGATTTATTTATCTTTCGCTTTAATGCCACTCGCGATTTTCGTAACAACGCCTTACAGCCGACTAGTGGTTCTGTATTACGCCTGGGTGTAGAGCAAACTGCTCCCATTGGTTCGGGAAGTATTTTGTTAAATCGCCTGCGCGCCAACTATAGCTACTATATTCCCGTTAACTTGATTAAATTTAGCGAAGGAGCGCAAACTTTAGCTTTTAATGTTCAAGGAGGAACCATTCTTGGCGATTTACCTCCTTATGAAGCCTTTGTCTTAGGCGGTAGTAATTCCGTACGCGGTTATGGCGATGGTGAATTAGGTAATGGTCGCAGCTATCTTCAAGCTACCGCCGAGTATCGTTTTCCTATTTTTAGAATTGTCGGCGGTGCGGTATTTTTTGACTACGGTACGGTTTTGGGAACCGATGATAATGTTCCTGGAGAACCATCAATAGTTAGAGGATTGCCAGGAAGTGGTTATGGTTACGGTATCGGTGTCAGAGTTCAGTCACCTTTAGGTCCAATCAGGATTGATTATGCTATTAGTGATGAAGGAGATAACGAAATTCAGTTTGGTATCGGCGAAAAATTCTAAAGCCAGATAAGAGGCAATGTGAGCAAGACACTAAAAAATACTGTCGAACTTTCGGGAGTAGGACTGCATTCTGGGGTTACTACCACAGTGCGCCTGTTGCCTGACGATCGCAACTGGGGTCGATATTTCGTCCGAGTCGATCTGCCCGATAAACCCGTAATTCGGGCTACAGTCGACTCAGTTAGCCAAACAACTCTATCTACAGAACTAGGTAACGCCGAGGCAAAAGTAAGAACTGTAGAGCATCTTCTGGCTGCTTTGGCAGCGAATAATATTGCCAATGCCAGAATTGAAGTCGATAATGCAGAGTTGCCTTTATTAGACGGTTCGGCAAAAATTTGGACTGAAGCGATCGCCAAAGCTGAATTTTCTACTACTGCTTCTACTGAAGCAATCGCTCCGAGCGAACCTATTTGGATAAGAGAAGGAGATGCTTTTGTTGCTGCCCTACCCGCTATAGAAACCCGCTTTACCTACGGCATTGACTTTGCCGACTACCCTGCGATCGCCAATCAGTGGCACAGTTGGAGTCCTGGAGAAAACAATTTTAACACCGAAATTGCTCCCGCTCGTACCTTTGGTTTTGCCGAACAAATCGCACAGCTACAGCAGGCAGGTTTAATCGCTGGTGGAAGTTTAGACAATGCCCTGGTTTGCAGTCAAGATGGCTGGGTTAATCCGCCGTTGCGATTTACTAATGAACCAGCCCGTCATAAACTATTAGATTTAGTGGGAGATATTAGTTTGTTGGGACAATTTCCCCAGGCTCACATTATCGCTTATAAAGCCAGTCATAAATTACATGTTCGACTAGCTAAAGAATTAGCCTTACTGCCAAATGGCGATCGCTGCTAAGCGTTAAAAACTCTATTTGTCCCATACAAGCAAGCTGCCCATTGGAGATCGAACTCAAACTTTAAAGATCCAATATATTTATAATGTCAACTGCCACCCAAGTAAATACGTCCAAACAAACTTTTAGCATTCAAGAAATTCATAATTTACTACCCCATCGCTATCCTTTTGCCCTGATAGATCGGATTATCGAATACGTACCTGGAAAAAAAGCCGTGGGGATTAAAAACGTTACTTTTAACGAACCTTATTTTCAAGGACACATTCCCAACCGCCCGATAATGCCAGGAGTATTGATGGCAGAAGCGATGGCGCAGGTTGGAGGAATTGTTTTAGTGCAGCTACCAGAAATGGAAGGCAAATTTTTTGCCTATGCAGGCATTGATAAAATGCGGTTTCGCCGTCCCGTTATTCCAGGCGATCGTCTAATTATGACTGTAGAACTGCTATCTTTAAAGCAAAAACGTATTGCTAAAATGCAGGGCAAAGCAGAAGTTGAAGGCGAACTTGCCGTTAAAGGAGAAATGTTATTTTCTCTAATCGATTGATAGCCGTTAATAAAATATAGTCTTGAGTGCCTTAATTCATCATACCGCCATCATTCATCCCCATGCCGAACTTGATTCGACAGTTCGAGTAGCTCCCTATGCCGTTATTGGAGAGGAGGTTAAAATAGGTGCAAATACTACAATTGGCAGTCATGTTGTCATCGAGGGATTGACTGAAATTGGTGCCGATAACCAAATTTTTCCTGGGGCAGCAATTGGTTTGGAACCTCAAGATTTAAAATATCGCGGGGCAAATAGCTGCGTCAAAATAGGCGATCGCAACCGCATCCGCGAATATGTAACGATCAATCGCGCTACGGGAGAGGGAGAAGCGACAGTTATCGGTAATGACAACCTATTTATGGCATATTCTCATGTCGGTCACAATTGTGCGATCGCTAATGAAGTAATTATTGCTAACAGTGTGGCGATCGCAGGTCACGTCAGTATCGATTCGATGGCGGTAATTAGCGGTGTGTTGGGCGTTCATCAATTCGTTCATATCGGACGATTGGCAATGATCGGCGGCATGAGCCGCATTAGTCGCGACGTACCTCCCTACATGCTGGTAGAAGGCAATCCCGCCAGGGTGCGATCGCTAAATTTGGTAGGACTTAAAAGAAGGGGCTTTAGTAGCAGCCAAATCAAACAACTCAAACAGGCTTTTCGTCTTCTATATCGTGAAGGTTTGCCTATCGATAAAGCGATCGCCGAACTGGATTTATTAGCAGATAACGAGCATGTTCGTTACTTGCAGGATTTTATCAGACAATCAAGTGCTACAGGAAGAAGGGGAGCGATTGCAGGCAAGTAATATCGACTAATGATTGAACATAAAACATTAAACAATGAATAGCGAACAGTAAACAGTGTTTACCGATTTGTTGATAATTGCTTATTGCTCATTGCTAAATAAAATGACAATAATTTGTATTCGCAAATCAAATAGGATTGCTATATTACATTGTCATTTAAAAAAAAGGAAATTATTGTTTTGAAATCATCGAAAACGCCGTTTGTTTATCCTAATATGAGGTTTCCCTTCATCTTGCTGATTGTCTGCTTTGCCGCTTGGGGAGTTGCTGCAAACATGACCGATCCTTTAGTCAAGGTCTTCAGCAAAATTTTTACAATGAGTACATTTCAGGCAGCACTCGTCCAGTTTTCCTACTATGGGGCATACTTTTGTTTGGCACTACCTGCGGCATTTATCAATAAACGGTACTCGTATAAAGTTGGCGTTCTTACTGGTCTGGGTTTGGCAACTGTTGGTGCCTTTGCCTTTTATCCAGCCAGTTTAATTATGACTTATGGCTTGTTTCTGGCTGCTTTATTTATTCTGGCGGCGGGTCTGTCAATTTTGGAAACGTCAGCTAATCCTTTTGTGATGTCTATGGGACCAGAAAAGAGTGCAACTCGTAGACTCAATCTCGCACAAGCATTTAATCCTCTGGGAACTAACATAGGTGTTTTTCTAGCAGCAACTTTGATTCTACCAAATTTAAATCCTGCCACTGCCGAACAGAGAGCGGCTATGACCTCTGAGGCACTTCGGGCTGTTAGGGCAGCAGAACTAAATGCTGTTATGGTTCCTTACGTTGGCATGGCGTGCGTGCTACTTGTAATCTGGCTGCTAATTGCCCCAGTTAAAGTTCGTGAGTCTCAACAGGCTTCAAGAACAGACTCGCAATCGGTTAGTTTTCTTTCGACACTAAAACGGCTACTTGCCAATCCACATTACAGTTGGGGAGTTGTCGCTCAGTTTTTTAATGTTGCAGCACAAACCTGTACCTGGACGTTTACGATTCAGTACGTACAGGAGGCTATAGGTGGTAATGAAGCGAATGCTGGAAACTATCTTCAATACAGTCTCCTGGTTTTTATGAGTTTTCGATTTCTAATGACCTGGGTAATGGGATTTATCCGTCCGACAATTTTATTAACGGGTTTGGCGTTGCTGGGAAATCTGCTTTGTGTCTATGCAATACTCAGTCCCAATATCTCTGGAGTCTGGGCAGTGGTGTTTATCTCAGCTTGTCTATCATTAATGTTTCCGACGATTTACGGAGTTGCTTTATATGGTCTTGGCGAGGATACTAAGTTTGGGGCGGCTGGATTGGTTATGGCGATTCTGGGAGGGGCGGTCATGCCACTGGTTCAGGGAGGGTTGCTAGATGCCTTTGGGGCTGCAATCTCTTACATTATTCCAGCAATTTGTTTCTTAGTTATTGCTGGTTACGGTTTCTTTAACCTCAAAACAGTCAGAGGATTACAAATCTAGGTTCGGTTAACCAATGAATAATGAACGATGAACAATAAGCGCATTAAAATTAACTTTGCTTTATTCGCTTTTTGGGATAAAGTCATTTTGAATCGAGAAAATGGCATCTACTGTGGAAAATAGCATAAGGTTGGACGATTAAAAATAGTGCTGTGGCGGTAAGAATCAGCTTATTTATAACTTCAGTGCCTCAAACTAGACTAAATAATCGCTTTTTAATTCTGCACGCAGAGCGTACCAGTAATTTTGGTAAGGTTTTTTTGGCTTTAGACACTTACCAAAATCCACCACGTATTAAACAATAATCTTGACTCGCTTGTCGCTAATATGCGATCGTTAATTGATAACCAGTAGTTAATAGGTCGATGGAAGCAACACAAATTCAGGCAATGTTCGATCGCATTGCCCCCGTATACGATCGCCTCAACGATCGCCTAAGTTTGGGAATGCACCGTATTTGGAAACAAATGGCGGTAAAATGGAGCGAGGCTAGCCCTGGGGATACTGCTTTAGATATTTGCTGCGGTAGCGGCGATTTGACTCTAAAATTAGCAAAACAGGTGAGTAAATCGGGACGGGCGATTGGTATTGATTTTGCTGGCGAACAGTTGGCGATCGCCAAACAGCGACAGGCTTACTATTGTCCCCGACTTCCTGTTACCTGGATACAGGGTGACGCGCTCGATCTGCCTTTTGAAGCTGATTATTTTGACTGTGCGACTATTGGCTATGGCTTACGTAACGTAACCGATATTCCCCTGTGTCTTAAAGAACTCTATCGCGTTCTCAAGCCAGAAGCAAAAGCGGCAATTCTCGATTTTCATCTTCCCAGTCAGGCTTATATGCGTGCCTTTCAACAATGGTATTTACAAAATATCGTCGTACCTACAGCAAAAGATCTAGGTATGAGCAAAGAATATGCCTATATCAATCCCAGTATCGAACGATTTCCCACAGGTACAGAACAAATAAAGCTAGCTACTAAAGTTGGTTTTGCCAAAGCTACCCACTATCCTCTAATAGGTGGCATTATGGGAATATTAGTGTTAGTAAAATAAACAGAGAATTTATTTTCGACAGCCTAACTTTTTATTCTGGATTTAACGGGTTTGACAATAACAGATCTCTGGATATATTTTGTTCCTCCCATAGCAGGAAGTGTAATTGGCTATTTTACCAACGATCTAGCCATCAATATGCTGTTTCGTCCCTATCGGGCAATTTACATCGGCAAACGCAAGTTACCTTTTACTCCAGGTTTGATTCCTAGCAATCAACAGCGTTTGGCTACCAAAGTTGCCGATACGATTATGGGTTCTTTGCTCACTCCAGGAGAATTACAAAAATTAGCCAGAAGACTATTGCAAACAGAGCGAGTTCAGGGGGCAATTTTATGGATGCTCAAGTTAGCCTTAGAGCAGCTTGAATCGGATAAACAACAAAAAACTGCTAAAGTTTTAGGTAATATTCTGCACGATCTATTCAGCCAGTCTTTACCTCGTTTGATCAAAGTTTTGGCGAGAAAAGAAGACTTTTTAGAACCGCAGATCGATCGCATTTTCGATCGCATTTTGTTAGATTTTCAACTTAAAGAACCCCAAGCAAGAAAGTTTTCCGACTGGATTTTAGAAGTAGTGCTTCCTGCCGATTTGATTCGGAGGGGAATTATCGATTTTCTAACCGATCGCAACATTCAAATTATTGATGAAGGCTTTCGCGAAAAAACTAGCGGTACTTATTGGGTGGTAGCCAACTTATTTGGCGTGCGTAATAGTTTGATCCGCTTGCGATCGTTTTGTCTCGATGAAAAAGAAGTAACTAACGCCAGAT
This region of Myxosarcina sp. GI1 genomic DNA includes:
- a CDS encoding BamA/TamA family outer membrane protein, with the protein product MDVLEKQKNFYFLPTASVALATLSIFGLLLPVRAETKDLKREQLTLAAENQPNSALVEPQQTSQKTRATSVLGGTIVAQNDFPDAPPPQPNLPPETESPPESVPPENPQERESPEDAQPQQQPQPNTPQQPESSSEPRVLVAEVNVEGANQELEDIVYETISTEPGRTTTRSQLQEDVNAVYATGFFQNVEVTPEDTPLGVRITFDVQQNPILDRVAVETLPRDAETRVLPPKVVNEIFGDSYGEILNLRELQDGIIKLNEWYSENGYELAQIVGSPQVSPDGVVTLVAAEGIIEDINVRFLDEEDEPVDGTTRDFIVTREIELKPGDVFKRDTARRDLQRVFGLGIFEDARFSFSPGQNPSKVIVNVDVVESSSGSIAAGAGISSSSGLFGTVSFQQQNLGGNNQTLGTEIQLGERELLFDVNFTDPWIAGDPARTSYTINAFRRRSISLVFDGDNDDIEVPQGDEEEEDPNLPGFERDFDGDSPRVVRTGGGISFSRPLPRDPFARREWTLSTGFQYQHVAIKNDDGDITPQSQTQFGAENLAFSDSGEDDLFIFRFNATRDFRNNALQPTSGSVLRLGVEQTAPIGSGSILLNRLRANYSYYIPVNLIKFSEGAQTLAFNVQGGTILGDLPPYEAFVLGGSNSVRGYGDGELGNGRSYLQATAEYRFPIFRIVGGAVFFDYGTVLGTDDNVPGEPSIVRGLPGSGYGYGIGVRVQSPLGPIRIDYAISDEGDNEIQFGIGEKF
- the lpxC gene encoding UDP-3-O-acyl-N-acetylglucosamine deacetylase produces the protein MSKTLKNTVELSGVGLHSGVTTTVRLLPDDRNWGRYFVRVDLPDKPVIRATVDSVSQTTLSTELGNAEAKVRTVEHLLAALAANNIANARIEVDNAELPLLDGSAKIWTEAIAKAEFSTTASTEAIAPSEPIWIREGDAFVAALPAIETRFTYGIDFADYPAIANQWHSWSPGENNFNTEIAPARTFGFAEQIAQLQQAGLIAGGSLDNALVCSQDGWVNPPLRFTNEPARHKLLDLVGDISLLGQFPQAHIIAYKASHKLHVRLAKELALLPNGDRC
- the fabZ gene encoding 3-hydroxyacyl-ACP dehydratase FabZ, with the translated sequence MSTATQVNTSKQTFSIQEIHNLLPHRYPFALIDRIIEYVPGKKAVGIKNVTFNEPYFQGHIPNRPIMPGVLMAEAMAQVGGIVLVQLPEMEGKFFAYAGIDKMRFRRPVIPGDRLIMTVELLSLKQKRIAKMQGKAEVEGELAVKGEMLFSLID
- the lpxA gene encoding acyl-ACP--UDP-N-acetylglucosamine O-acyltransferase — protein: MSALIHHTAIIHPHAELDSTVRVAPYAVIGEEVKIGANTTIGSHVVIEGLTEIGADNQIFPGAAIGLEPQDLKYRGANSCVKIGDRNRIREYVTINRATGEGEATVIGNDNLFMAYSHVGHNCAIANEVIIANSVAIAGHVSIDSMAVISGVLGVHQFVHIGRLAMIGGMSRISRDVPPYMLVEGNPARVRSLNLVGLKRRGFSSSQIKQLKQAFRLLYREGLPIDKAIAELDLLADNEHVRYLQDFIRQSSATGRRGAIAGK
- the fucP gene encoding L-fucose:H+ symporter permease translates to MRFPFILLIVCFAAWGVAANMTDPLVKVFSKIFTMSTFQAALVQFSYYGAYFCLALPAAFINKRYSYKVGVLTGLGLATVGAFAFYPASLIMTYGLFLAALFILAAGLSILETSANPFVMSMGPEKSATRRLNLAQAFNPLGTNIGVFLAATLILPNLNPATAEQRAAMTSEALRAVRAAELNAVMVPYVGMACVLLVIWLLIAPVKVRESQQASRTDSQSVSFLSTLKRLLANPHYSWGVVAQFFNVAAQTCTWTFTIQYVQEAIGGNEANAGNYLQYSLLVFMSFRFLMTWVMGFIRPTILLTGLALLGNLLCVYAILSPNISGVWAVVFISACLSLMFPTIYGVALYGLGEDTKFGAAGLVMAILGGAVMPLVQGGLLDAFGAAISYIIPAICFLVIAGYGFFNLKTVRGLQI
- the ubiE gene encoding bifunctional demethylmenaquinone methyltransferase/2-methoxy-6-polyprenyl-1,4-benzoquinol methylase UbiE, giving the protein MEATQIQAMFDRIAPVYDRLNDRLSLGMHRIWKQMAVKWSEASPGDTALDICCGSGDLTLKLAKQVSKSGRAIGIDFAGEQLAIAKQRQAYYCPRLPVTWIQGDALDLPFEADYFDCATIGYGLRNVTDIPLCLKELYRVLKPEAKAAILDFHLPSQAYMRAFQQWYLQNIVVPTAKDLGMSKEYAYINPSIERFPTGTEQIKLATKVGFAKATHYPLIGGIMGILVLVK
- a CDS encoding DUF445 domain-containing protein is translated as MLDLTGLTITDLWIYFVPPIAGSVIGYFTNDLAINMLFRPYRAIYIGKRKLPFTPGLIPSNQQRLATKVADTIMGSLLTPGELQKLARRLLQTERVQGAILWMLKLALEQLESDKQQKTAKVLGNILHDLFSQSLPRLIKVLARKEDFLEPQIDRIFDRILLDFQLKEPQARKFSDWILEVVLPADLIRRGIIDFLTDRNIQIIDEGFREKTSGTYWVVANLFGVRNSLIRLRSFCLDEKEVTNARLKELILSLQIRDRLKVWLQELSLQNLPVSTVRQLRKTVRDAVRTYLQERGADLLQNLGESVDWEHIAVLILNRLRSSPTVNESLEVISLELALVLERYLEEDLEKLVAQAIPILAIDKVISERVAATSPEDLETAVQGIVKNELQAIVNLGGLLGFVVGLFQTVLLFFN